From a region of the Marasmius oreades isolate 03SP1 chromosome 7, whole genome shotgun sequence genome:
- a CDS encoding uncharacterized protein (CAZy:GH5): MRFSLHLVTVPILFASFTGANNTGGSKSQFVTTQDGRFHVNGSEFKWIGTTAYWLPSLNTEQDINDTLTNIAAAGIKVVRTWAFNDVETIPTNGTWFQLVSNGTTTVNTGPNGLQKLDMVMKHAERLGLYIMLSLTNNWNPREKIDGLAQSIQGLENDVRARKLWDRDVTPGTNNSLPRNFLSNDYGGMDVYVRQFGLKTHDEFFTNKTLNDIFKNYTTQIVSRYKDSPSVFSWELANDPRCNSSLSASPGCESRNITRWHADVAQHVRSVDPNHLVSSGNQGFFCMECPKLFDLPPPPPPPQTSPTPESRRSIPVPLTKEKLLQERRERWKRTRATAINVGKLKSGGMNIRGGQWKATPTRRQVDAGMGSAFDGSHGVDSQDILAIPEIGFSSFQLFPDQNSYGVDDPNLSPFDNAVQNGVDWINTHARAAQILQKPVALTGFGLVTQANAPAFVPFNSSTAPFSNQGSGGTQEFGATDQQRNDAYDTWMNTGIDAGLEGIIQYQWGQSGLTTQPGTPISPNIDGTTSSPNVDSAGQSPNDGYSINGVGQSGVQGVISDAAQEIGNVLIG, from the exons ATGAGGTTTTCCCTTCACCTCGTTACCGTCCCTATACTTTTTGCGTCATTCACCGGGGCAAATAACACAGGTGGCTCAAAATCTCAGTTTGTGACCACTCAGGATGGTCGATTCCACGTTAATGGGAG CGAGTTCAAGTGGATCGGTACAACAGCGTACTGGCTGCCCTCCTTGAATACAG AGCAAGACATCAATGATACTTTGACCAATATAGCTGCTGCTGGGATCAAGGTGGTGAGAACGTGGGCCTTCAACG ACGTCGAAACGATTCCTACGAATGGAACTTGGTTCCAATTGGTTTCCAACGGGACTACGACTGTCAACACCGGTCCGAATGGGTTGCAAAAACTGGACATGGTCATGAAGCATGCGGAACGACTTGGACTTTACATCATGCTCTCTCTGACGAATAACTGGAATCCGCGTGAAAAGATCGATGGTCTTGCACAGTCTATCC AGGGCCTTGAGAATGACGTTCGAGCTAGGAAACTGTGGGACCGTGATGTAACTCCTGGTACCAACAACTCGCTTCCTAGGAACTTCCTTAGTAATGATTATG GTGGTATGGATGTATATGTGCGCCAGTTCGGCCTCAAGACGCACGACGAATTCTTCACGAATAAGACACTCAACGACATTTTCAAGAATTATACGACGCAGATCGTGTCACGTTATAAAGACTCCCCTTCCGTCTTCTCCTG GGAACTAGCAAACGATCCGAGATGCAATTCTAGCTTGAGCGCCTCTCCAGGATGTGAAAGTCGAAACATAACCCGGTGGCACGCAGACGTAGCTCAACATGTTCGCTCGGTCGACCCCAACCACTTGGTTTCTTCTGG TAACCAAGGTTTCTTCTGTATGGAATGTCCGAAGCTTTTCGAtctacctccacctccacccccaCCTCAGACTTCACCCACACCTGAATCGCGTAGAAGCATTCCTGTTCCTCTCACCAAGGAGAAGCTCTTACAGGAACGACGAGAACGGTGGAAAAGGACCAGGGCTACTGCTATCAATGTAGGAAAGCTCAAGAGCGGAGGGATGAATATTCGTGGCGGTCAATGGAAAGCTACAC CAACCAGAAGACAGGTTGACGCTGGAATGGGCTCCGCATTTGACGGCAGTCACGGTGTTGACAGTCAAGATATTCTAGCCATCCCGGAGATCGGTTTCAGCTCATTCCAGCTTTTCCCCGATCAGAACAGCTACGGAGTCGACGATCCCAACCTTTCCCCATTCGATAATGCGGTCCAGAATGGTGTGGACTGGATTAATACGCATGCAAGAGCTGCCCAGAT CTTGCAGAAACCCGTCGCTTTGACAGGATTTGGTCTCGTTACCCAAGCCAACGCCCCGGCGTTCGTACCATTCAACTCCTCCACAGCTCCCTTCAGCAACCAAG GATCAGGGGGCACGCAAGAGTTCGGTGCCACGGATCAGCAACGTAACGACGCATACGACACTTGGATGAACA CCGGAATAGACGCTGGTCTTGAGGGCATCATTCAATATCAG TGGGGACAAAGTGGACTGACCACTCAACCTGGCACTCCCATCTCACCCAACATCGATGGCACTACCTCGAGCCCGAACGTCGACTCGGCCGGACAGTCTCCCAACGACGGTTACTCTATCAATGGCGTCGG TCAAAGCGGTGTTCAGGGT